Part of the Oscillibacter hominis genome is shown below.
CATAGCGGATACTGTGCTGGACTGCTGCCTGGAACACGACCCCAACGCCCGCGTCGCCTGTGAAGTTCTGGCGACGGCGGGCAAATTTGTGGTGGCCGGCGAGATTAGCGCGCTGACGATCCCGGATATCTCTTCCATCGTGCGCGACACGGTGCGCCGGGCCGGATACAACTGCAGGGACTTTGATGTGGAGGTTCTCATCCACCCCCAAAGCCCGGACATTGCAGACGCTGTCGCAGACAGCGGCCAAGCAGGTGCCGGCGATCAGGGCATCATGTACGGCTACGCCTGCAGTGAAACAGAAAATCTCCTGCCACTGCCGGTAGTGCTGGCCCACCGCCTGACCGCCCTGCTTACCTGTGCGCGGACGATGGGCAGGATCAGCGGCCTGCGGCCGGACGGAAAGGCGCAGGTGTCTGTGGAGTATGTCTTCGGCGCACCCCGGCGGATCTCCGCCATCGTCCTCTCCTGCCAGCATGCGGAGGATAAGGATCTGTCCCAACTGCGGGAGGAACTGCTGGAATTCGTCATCCAGCCAGCCCTCCGCATCTTCCCCGCGGATGAGGACACGGAGATTTTCATCAATCCCTCCGGCCGCTTTGTACTGGGTGGGATCGAGGCGGACACCGGCCTGACCGGCCGCAAACTGATGGTGGACACCTATGGAGGGCTGGCCCCCCACGGCGGCGGCGCGCTGTCCGGCAAGGATGGGACCAAGGTGGACCGCAGCGGCGCCTACATGGCCCGCTGCATCGCCAAGAATATTGTGGCCGCCGGCCTCGCGGAGAAATGCACAGTCGCTCTGGCCTATGCAATCGGGCGGGCCGATCCGGTGGCCGTCGACGTGGATACCCACCTCACCGGTACATACTCGGACAAACTGCTGGAACAGGCGGTCCGCTGTTTCTTTGACCTCACGCCCGCAGGTATGATCCATACCCTGCAGTTGAACCAGCCGATTTTTGCGGACGCCTGCAACTATGGCCACTTTACCAGGGCAAACCTGCCGTGGGAGCAGACCGGTCAGGCCGGAAAGTTTGCGGAGCTGTGTGCGCAGTTGGATCACGGAGATGGTGGCGGCTGAAATATATAGCATCCTGTTCTTTTGGTAAGGACAGCATCGCCACCATCCTGCTGGCGCTCCGCTACGGGGAACCGCTGGATGAGGCGGTGTACTGCGAAGTTATGTTTGACAGCCATATCTCCGGCGAGGTGCCGGAACACCGGGACTTCATCTATGGCACGGCCATCCCCGCACTGGAGCGCATGGGCGTAAAGATCCGCATTCTTCGTGGGCTGCAGACCTATGTGGGGCTGTTCACCGGGCGGATCACCCGCGGGCCGAAAAAGGGCCTGCTCCGCTCCTTTCCCATCTGTGGGCGATGCGCCGTCCAGCGGGACTGCAAACTGAAACCGATTTTACGGTACCAGAGAAGCCTCCCGCCGGACACGGTCCAATACATCGGCATCGCCAGGGATGAGCAGGAGCGGCTGCTCCGGCTGGACGGACGCCGTGTTTCCCTGTTGGACAAGTATGGCTATACGGAACAGGACGCAAAGCAGCTCTGCCGGGAGGCGGGGCTGCTTTCTCCTGTCTATGACTTCACCGACAGGGGCGGCTGCTGGTTCTGCCCCAACGCCAGGCGACGGGAACTCCGCCATCTCTATGACCACCACCCGGATCTGTGGGCCAGGATGCTGGAACTGCAGGCCCTGCCGGGAAAGGTCACTGAGAAGTTTAACCGGACCACGACATTTTCGGAAATTGACGCAGGTTTTCGGCGTGAAGATGAACAACTCAGCCTATGGAAAAACGCCGCATAGCGGTGAAGGGAGGTTTCATGCCAAATCATATCACAAATTTGATCTCATTTGGAGATCAGCCGGAGCAGGTCGCCGCTTTCCATCAAATGCTGCGGGATCTGCGCCAGAAGGATGGTGTTTACGGGAGCATCGATTTTAACAAACTCATCCCTATGCCAAAAGCCTTAGACATTGAATCCGGAACCAGGACAACCAACGGCCTTGACGCATATCGCCGGTTTATAACTGGTGACAAAGCCGGCGCGGAAGCTTTCCAAAAAGAACATCCGGAGGAATGGGCGCTTGGGAAACAGGCGTATGAGAATATTCAGCAGTACGGTTCCCCCACCTGGTACGAGTGGTGTAATAAAAATTGGGGAACCAAATGGAATGCGTATTCCTGTGTGGAACTGGGTAAGGATGATGATACCCTGGAGTTCTTTACTGCCTGGAGCAGCGTCCCGACAATTTTGGAGGCCCTTTCGAGAAAGTACCCGGATCAGACTATCTCCTACTGCTGGGCAGACGAGGACATCGGGAGCAATGTGGGAGAGGCTGTATACAAAAACGGAGAAATGATCGATGCAAACATCCCGGAACCCGGATCCAGAGAGGCGTATGAACTGGCGTCGGATATCATGGGGATCGACCTTGCAGACTTTGACCTCTATCTCTCTGCGGATAAAAGCACCTATGAGTACCATGAGGACCCATCCAAAACAAAACGCACCAAGGATGGGCCGGCGAGATGACATTTTACGAACAGGAACTTCGGAAACTGTTTGCAGACGGCACGGTGATCGGCAGCCCCAAGTTTACAGGCCGGGCCTGTTTGGGAACGCTGGGAAAGGATCTCCGTGCCCGTGTGCAGTTTGTGACATCAGGCCACGCGGACCACTATGACGTCATCAGCGTTACGGTGCTGAACCGCACAGACGGCGTAGTAGATAAGCTCCGCCTCCGGCTGAAGGACGTCCTCGGCGTCAAGCAAGTGCCGGGCAACCCCAACTTCCGTAATGGCGTAGCGCCGCATATCTGGGAAGATAGCGGGAAAGTGGAGTGGTACGCCTTCCGCCCATCCGCGGCGGACTATTCCGCCATGCGGCAGGCTGTGAGCGAGTACCTGGGAGTGTTCCGGGATCGTGTGACGGAGCGCCGGCAGGATGGCCCAAGACTCGTCTACATCTGCGCCCCGCTCCGCGGCGAGGTGGAGAAGAATATCGCCTTCGCCAGAGATAAAGCGCGGGAGGTATTCGCAGCGGGCAACGTGCCCATCTGCCCCCATTTGATGTTTCCGCCCATTGCCGACCCGGAAAACCCGGCACAGGATCAGGCGGCACGGGAGATGGGCCTGCGGTTGGTGGAGTCCTGCCAGCAGGTCAACGTCTACGGCCCCGTCTGGACGGAGGGCATGTGGGCGGAGATCAACCACGCCGAGAGGCTGGGGATCCCTGTCCTGACAGACCAAAAGGAGCTGGGAAAGCCCCCGCGCCGGCGAACCAAGCAAGGGAAGGAGCGATGATGTGATGGTGGACAACATTCCGCCAGAAGAACTGGAGATCGAATTATCAGGCAGGCAGATCGAGCAGTTAGATGCGATTGACAATACCGTTTACCAAACGATCCTCACCTTCCTCAACAAGACGGAAGATGAATTTCCCTGGGATATGCATTATATAGGCGAAGTAGCGGATGCCATCGAAGGAACACTGCTGGATCTCGGCCAGCGGGTCCACCGGCCTGCAATCATAACGGAAAAAGACGGAACAGTGCATTTGGAAGAATATCAGGAACCTGTACTGCAAACACCCAAAAAGAATAAGAAGAAGGAGAAACCTGCCTATGAGCGATAACCCCCAGTGGGAAATCATCCAAGGCGACGCGCTGAAGGTGCTGTCCGGCTTTGCGCCTGGGACCTTCGACGCGGTGATCACAGACCCGCCCTACGCATCCGGCGGGCGCACCCAGGCGGAAAAGAACAAGTCCACGGCCAAGAAATACTCCAACATGGGCGACCATGCTCCGCC
Proteins encoded:
- the metK gene encoding methionine adenosyltransferase, with the protein product MKDKTILTAESVTAGHPDKLCDTIADTVLDCCLEHDPNARVACEVLATAGKFVVAGEISALTIPDISSIVRDTVRRAGYNCRDFDVEVLIHPQSPDIADAVADSGQAGAGDQGIMYGYACSETENLLPLPVVLAHRLTALLTCARTMGRISGLRPDGKAQVSVEYVFGAPRRISAIVLSCQHAEDKDLSQLREELLEFVIQPALRIFPADEDTEIFINPSGRFVLGGIEADTGLTGRKLMVDTYGGLAPHGGGALSGKDGTKVDRSGAYMARCIAKNIVAAGLAEKCTVALAYAIGRADPVAVDVDTHLTGTYSDKLLEQAVRCFFDLTPAGMIHTLQLNQPIFADACNYGHFTRANLPWEQTGQAGKFAELCAQLDHGDGGG
- a CDS encoding adenine nucleotide alpha hydrolase family protein; the protein is MKYIASCSFGKDSIATILLALRYGEPLDEAVYCEVMFDSHISGEVPEHRDFIYGTAIPALERMGVKIRILRGLQTYVGLFTGRITRGPKKGLLRSFPICGRCAVQRDCKLKPILRYQRSLPPDTVQYIGIARDEQERLLRLDGRRVSLLDKYGYTEQDAKQLCREAGLLSPVYDFTDRGGCWFCPNARRRELRHLYDHHPDLWARMLELQALPGKVTEKFNRTTTFSEIDAGFRREDEQLSLWKNAA
- a CDS encoding DUF1281 family ferredoxin-like fold protein, translating into MPNHITNLISFGDQPEQVAAFHQMLRDLRQKDGVYGSIDFNKLIPMPKALDIESGTRTTNGLDAYRRFITGDKAGAEAFQKEHPEEWALGKQAYENIQQYGSPTWYEWCNKNWGTKWNAYSCVELGKDDDTLEFFTAWSSVPTILEALSRKYPDQTISYCWADEDIGSNVGEAVYKNGEMIDANIPEPGSREAYELASDIMGIDLADFDLYLSADKSTYEYHEDPSKTKRTKDGPAR
- a CDS encoding DUF7768 domain-containing protein gives rise to the protein MTFYEQELRKLFADGTVIGSPKFTGRACLGTLGKDLRARVQFVTSGHADHYDVISVTVLNRTDGVVDKLRLRLKDVLGVKQVPGNPNFRNGVAPHIWEDSGKVEWYAFRPSAADYSAMRQAVSEYLGVFRDRVTERRQDGPRLVYICAPLRGEVEKNIAFARDKAREVFAAGNVPICPHLMFPPIADPENPAQDQAAREMGLRLVESCQQVNVYGPVWTEGMWAEINHAERLGIPVLTDQKELGKPPRRRTKQGKER